In the Triticum aestivum cultivar Chinese Spring chromosome 2B, IWGSC CS RefSeq v2.1, whole genome shotgun sequence genome, GCCCCTGCCCGTGAGGAGCTGAATATGAAGCGGCAGGGGGCGGAGCCAGCGAAGACTGTGTATCCCCTTCCTTTCTTTCTCGGTTCCTTAGCTGGGTGACAGAGGCGTTTCATCAGCCGCGACCGGTGCGATTTCTCGCCTCTTTTGATTTCGGATTTGTCTGCATGCATGGATTTACTTTCCATCTATCTCGATCTTGCATGTCCCCTATTTTTTGTGGCGATTCCCACTCCTTTTGGCTCGTTTTTTAGGCATTATAGATCTTGTGTTGCGATCCTTTCTGTTTAGGGATGCACTCATATGGGATCCTTTCTGTTTAGCTGCCATTGTTTTGATTGAGAATCGATGGTGTCGTAGGTCAGTGCGACAGTTGAGCATGAGGGGATCTCGAACTGAGCCTGTGGATATCAGTTCTGATGGAAGCGCCGACAATGGCTCTGACGAAAAACTCGGACAGCAACTCAGATGGATCCGATGATAGTTCCTCTTATGAAGGAGCGTCCATGAGCTCCGATGGAGTGGTGTACATACGATAACAATTTTAACCCcctataataataataaaaataggcCCGTTGTCTACAATAACATCTATAAACACATTTCAATTTGCTAGCGTAAAGTCTCATCAAAAACCACATTGTGTTGAAAAATATGTGCATTTTTTTGGTAGTATTTTGTTTGAGGAAGCAAGCATAGTAAGAATTTAGATCCCTTTGTATAAAAAATATATACATATCATTTTGCTTAATAACATGCTTATACTTAACACGACATATAAAACAAGTTAAGGAGGCCTTATTTTGCTTTAGAAATTGGTGTTTCTATCAATATATTAAGAACACAGCTAAGAAATCAAATCACATGAACGCGACACAACAACACGGTCACACCCGAACCGGCGAGGCCTtatctacttccatgacaaaagGAGTGAAATGCACGAAAATGCATAGGAGCTCTCGGGTGCTACGCAGGGGGGTAGAGCACCCGAGTGCTCCTAATCCACTTCCTGAAATACATCGCAATATTAATAGTTTTTTCCATCGGATGCATGTTTTAGATACAGAGTAGAAACTACTCGGGAACCTTGCTTACAATCAGATTTAACTGCCCCATGTAACTCCGCTGGGATATCTGCAATCTTGAGTATGTTCTCTTTAGTTCTGGCACACACACACCAAGGGCATGGGCGATGGTATACTGGTTCTGCTGCCCGGACTTGGACAAGAACAGACGAAGAGCTGGTCTTAATGTCGCATGAAGTTGGGAAACAGACATTGTTGTACATAGATGTCAGAGCTGTCAATCCATCTAGCATCGCCTGAGCCTCAGCCTCTTCCACAGAACTACATTTGTCAATGCTCTTGgataaatagaagaaacaccaaaaaaaaaaaaaaccggcGATGGCCCCGATATAGCTCCTCCAAGTCTCAGCAAAGAATGAAGCATCTAAATTTAACTTGATTGTTCCTCCGTCAGGGGGAATCCAGTGCCTCAAACTTCCAGCTGCATCGCCACTCTGTCTGAAAATTCAGAGTAAACGCTGTTTTCACTCTCTTCATCTGACTGAACATTGGGTGCTTGTCAATGTACCTGATCCACCAATATATTTTCACTCTCTTCATCTGACTGAACATTGGGTGCTTATCGATGTACCTGATCCACCAATATATTCAGCATAGTGTGGTTCTCTGACTGAATAATTGATAG is a window encoding:
- the LOC123045979 gene encoding uncharacterized protein, which codes for MTRPHMNAVLGMCFGSFGFDGIKVDCTCGGLLDAFIVSCHKDLQLLRECGYIDKHPMFSQMKRVKIYWWIRQSGDAAGSLRHWIPPDGGTIKLNLDASFFAETWRSYIGAIAGFFFFWCFFYLSKSIDKCSSVEEAEAQAMLDGLTALTSMYNNVCFPTSCDIKTSSSSVLVQVRAAEPVYHRPCPWCVCARTKENILKIADIPAELHGAVKSDCKQGSRVVSTLYLKHASDGKNY